A genomic region of Prevotella scopos JCM 17725 contains the following coding sequences:
- a CDS encoding adenosylcobalamin-dependent ribonucleoside-diphosphate reductase has translation MDTNQTYSYDEAFQAALAYFGGDELAARVWVNKYAMKDSFGNIYEKSPEQMHWRIANEIARIEKKYKNPLTAQEVFDLLDHFRYIIPAGSPMTGIGNNYQVASLSNCFVIGLDGDADSYGAIMRIDEEQVQLMKRRGGVGHDLTHIRPKGSPVNNSALTSTGLVPFMERYSNSTREVAQDGRRGALMLSVSIKHPDSEAFIDAKMEEGKVTGANVSVKITDEFMQAVVKDEKYVQQFPTESDQPSVTKEVSAKELWGKIVHNAWKSAEPGVLFWDTIIRESIPDCYADLGFKTVSTNPCGEIPLCPYDSCRLLSLNLYSYVIDPFTDHARFDMDLFKRHAQLAQRLMDDIIDLEMEKIDLIMSKIKTDPQDDEVKLAEYHLWEKIKKKSCQGRRTGVGITAEGDMIAAMGLRYGTQEATDFSVEIHRALALSAYRSSVTMAEERGAFEIYDAKREEKNPFILRLKEADGQLYEDMKKYGRRNIACLTIAPTGTTSLMTQTTSGIEPVFMPVYKRRRKVNPNDADVHVDFVDEVGDSFEEYIVYHRKFLTWMEVNGIDTQKKYSQEEIDALVKRSPYYKATANDVDWLMKVRMQGEIQKWVDHSISVTVNLPNQVDEELVNKLYVEAWRSGCKGCTIYRDGSRSGVMISVSKKDKKKEEKPADEEKAKDLNSAEEHHEHLSSRPQVIEVRPKELECDVVRFQNNKEKWVAFVGLLEGYPYEIFTGLQDDEEGIALPKSVTKGKIIKQTAEDGSHRYDFQFENKRGYKTTVEGLSEKFNPEYWNYAKLISGVLRYRMPIDHVIKLVGSLQLKSESINTWKNGVERALKKYVTDGTSASGLKCPVCGQETLVYQEGCLICTNCGASRCG, from the coding sequence ATGGACACCAATCAAACTTACTCATACGATGAAGCTTTCCAAGCTGCATTGGCTTATTTCGGTGGCGATGAACTTGCTGCCCGTGTATGGGTCAATAAGTATGCGATGAAGGATAGCTTCGGAAATATCTATGAGAAATCGCCTGAACAGATGCATTGGCGCATTGCCAATGAGATTGCTCGCATTGAAAAAAAGTATAAAAACCCATTGACAGCTCAGGAGGTGTTCGACCTCTTGGACCATTTCCGATATATTATTCCTGCTGGAAGTCCAATGACTGGTATTGGCAACAACTATCAGGTAGCCTCCTTGTCCAATTGTTTTGTTATTGGACTGGATGGTGATGCCGATTCCTATGGTGCTATTATGCGCATTGACGAGGAGCAGGTGCAGCTGATGAAGCGTCGTGGTGGTGTGGGACATGACCTGACCCACATCCGTCCAAAGGGCTCACCCGTGAACAATTCTGCTCTGACTTCAACAGGACTTGTCCCTTTCATGGAGCGTTACTCCAACAGTACACGTGAGGTAGCGCAGGACGGTCGTCGTGGTGCCTTGATGCTTTCCGTAAGTATTAAGCATCCTGACTCTGAGGCTTTTATTGATGCCAAGATGGAGGAAGGAAAGGTGACAGGTGCCAATGTATCGGTGAAGATAACCGATGAGTTCATGCAGGCTGTCGTTAAGGATGAGAAATACGTGCAGCAGTTCCCTACGGAGAGCGACCAGCCAAGTGTTACAAAGGAAGTGTCAGCGAAGGAACTATGGGGAAAGATTGTACACAATGCATGGAAGAGTGCTGAGCCAGGCGTGTTATTCTGGGATACGATTATCCGCGAGAGCATTCCTGACTGTTATGCCGACCTCGGTTTCAAGACCGTTTCAACCAACCCGTGTGGTGAGATTCCGCTCTGTCCTTACGACAGTTGCCGACTTCTTTCGTTGAATCTCTATTCCTATGTTATCGACCCATTCACTGACCATGCACGTTTTGATATGGATCTTTTCAAACGTCATGCACAACTTGCACAGCGTTTGATGGACGATATCATCGACCTTGAGATGGAGAAAATCGACCTCATCATGTCGAAGATTAAGACCGACCCTCAGGATGATGAGGTTAAGCTTGCAGAGTATCATCTCTGGGAGAAGATAAAGAAGAAGAGCTGTCAGGGTCGTCGTACGGGTGTGGGTATCACCGCTGAAGGCGATATGATTGCCGCTATGGGTTTACGCTATGGTACTCAAGAGGCAACCGACTTCTCTGTTGAGATTCATCGTGCCTTGGCACTGAGTGCTTACCGCTCATCGGTGACAATGGCTGAGGAGCGTGGAGCCTTTGAGATATATGATGCGAAGCGTGAGGAGAAAAATCCGTTCATCCTTCGTCTGAAGGAGGCTGATGGACAGCTTTACGAGGATATGAAGAAGTATGGTCGTCGTAATATTGCCTGTCTGACCATCGCACCAACGGGTACCACCTCGCTGATGACACAGACGACCTCGGGTATCGAGCCAGTCTTCATGCCAGTCTATAAACGTCGTCGTAAGGTTAATCCTAACGATGCCGATGTGCATGTTGACTTTGTCGATGAGGTGGGCGACTCTTTTGAAGAGTACATCGTTTACCACCGTAAGTTCTTGACATGGATGGAGGTAAACGGAATCGACACGCAGAAGAAGTACAGCCAAGAAGAGATTGACGCACTTGTGAAGCGTTCACCTTATTATAAAGCGACAGCCAACGATGTTGATTGGCTGATGAAGGTGCGTATGCAAGGTGAGATTCAGAAGTGGGTTGACCATTCTATCTCCGTGACAGTGAACTTGCCTAACCAGGTTGATGAGGAATTAGTCAATAAGCTCTATGTTGAGGCATGGCGCAGCGGCTGTAAGGGATGTACAATCTATCGTGATGGTAGCCGTTCGGGTGTGATGATTTCTGTCTCTAAGAAAGATAAGAAGAAAGAAGAGAAACCAGCTGATGAAGAGAAGGCGAAAGATCTCAACTCAGCCGAGGAACACCACGAACACCTCAGCAGTCGACCACAGGTGATTGAAGTTCGTCCAAAGGAATTGGAATGCGACGTTGTTCGTTTCCAAAACAATAAAGAGAAATGGGTGGCTTTCGTTGGTTTGTTAGAGGGTTATCCTTACGAAATCTTTACCGGTTTGCAGGATGATGAGGAAGGTATTGCCCTTCCAAAGAGCGTCACGAAGGGTAAGATTATCAAGCAGACAGCTGAGGATGGTAGCCATCGTTACGACTTCCAGTTTGAGAATAAGCGTGGCTACAAGACGACCGTTGAAGGCTTGTCAGAGAAGTTCAACCCAGAGTATTGGAACTATGCGAAGCTGATTTCAGGTGTGCTGCGTTATCGTATGCCAATCGACCACGTCATCAAGCTCGTTGGTTCGCTGCAATTGAAGAGTGAAAGCATCAACACCTGGAAGAATGGTGTTGAGCGCGCTTTGAAGAAATATGTTACGGATGGTACGAGTGCGTCAGGTCTGAAGTGCCCTGTCTGCGGTCAAGAGACCCTTGTTTATCAAGAAGGTTGCCTGATTTGTACCAACTGTGGAGCCTCACGTTGCGGCTAA
- a CDS encoding nitroreductase family protein has product METINTRKTIRKYTNKDVSEPLLRALLEKAERTPTMGNLQLYSVVITRDAEKKAQLAPAHFNQPMVEGAPVVLTFCADFRRTTLWAENRKATPGYDNFLSFLNAATDALLYCQTFCNLAEEEGLGTCFLGTTIYNPKAIIDVLQLPRLVMPVATITLGWPDENPPLVDRLPIDSIIHNETYNDYTPDRINAFYTPKEQLPENKHFVEINNKETLAQVFTDLRYTKAANETISKELLEVLKGQW; this is encoded by the coding sequence ATGGAAACTATCAATACAAGAAAGACGATAAGGAAATATACCAATAAGGATGTTTCTGAGCCACTGTTAAGGGCTTTACTGGAGAAAGCAGAACGTACCCCAACAATGGGGAACCTACAACTTTACTCTGTTGTCATCACACGCGATGCGGAGAAGAAGGCACAACTTGCCCCTGCGCACTTCAATCAGCCGATGGTGGAGGGAGCACCTGTAGTACTGACATTCTGTGCCGACTTCCGCCGTACAACACTGTGGGCGGAGAACCGCAAGGCTACACCGGGTTACGACAACTTCCTCTCGTTCCTGAATGCTGCCACGGATGCGCTGCTCTATTGTCAGACTTTCTGCAACCTCGCAGAAGAAGAGGGCTTGGGCACTTGCTTCTTAGGTACGACAATCTACAACCCTAAGGCAATCATTGACGTATTACAACTCCCTCGCCTAGTGATGCCTGTCGCCACCATCACACTCGGCTGGCCAGACGAAAACCCTCCTCTCGTTGACCGTCTGCCTATCGACAGCATCATCCACAACGAGACGTATAATGACTACACGCCCGACCGCATCAACGCCTTCTATACGCCAAAGGAGCAGCTGCCTGAAAATAAGCATTTCGTTGAAATCAATAACAAAGAAACCCTCGCACAAGTCTTCACCGACCTGCGTTATACGAAGGCTGCGAATGAGACCATCTCGAAGGAGTTGCTAGAGGTGTTGAAGGGGCAGTGGTAA
- a CDS encoding sodium-translocating pyrophosphatase — translation MEHIPQVFWLIPIASVCALGMAWYFFRSMIKAEEGTPRMIEIAEYVRRGAMAYLKQQYKIVLIVFVVLAIIFAIMAYGFNAQNEWVPFAFLTGGFFSGLAGFFGMKTATYASARTANAARNGLNDGLKIAFRSGAVMGLVVVGLGLLDIAIWFIVLTWFYADKMTPSEMLITITTTMLTFGMGASTQALFARVGGGIYTKAADVGADLVGKVEANIPEDDPRNPATIADNVGDNVGDVAGMGADLYESYCGSILSTAALGATAFAASAGDMQLRAVIAPMLIAAVGVFLSLFGIFLVRTKEGATMKDLLRALGLGTNTAAVLIAAASFLILYLLGLENWLGVSFSVIAGLAAGVVIGQATEYYTSQSYTPTKAISEASQTGSATVIIKGIGTGMISTCIPVLAISIAIMLSYLCANGFDMSMSALSIQHGLYGIGIAAVGMLSTLGITLATDAYGPIADNAGGNAEMSELGAEVRQRTDALDALGNTTAATGKGFAIGSAALTALALLASYIEEIKIAMARVGTQMTNVAGETIDATKATIPDFMNFFQVNLMNPKVLVGAFIGAMAAFLFCGLTMGAVGRAAGKMVAEVRRQFREIKGILEGTGTPDYGRCVEISTQSAQHEMIIPSLLAIIIPVIVGLLLGVAGVLGLLVGGLAAGFTLAVFMSNAGGAWDNAKKFVEEGNHGGKGSDAHKATIVGDTVGDPFKDTSGPSLNILIKLMSMVSIVMAGLTVACL, via the coding sequence ATGGAACACATTCCACAAGTTTTTTGGCTCATCCCTATTGCATCAGTGTGCGCATTGGGAATGGCATGGTACTTCTTTAGGTCCATGATTAAAGCCGAGGAAGGCACACCACGTATGATTGAGATTGCTGAGTACGTAAGACGAGGCGCAATGGCGTATCTGAAACAGCAGTACAAAATCGTATTGATTGTCTTTGTAGTCCTCGCTATCATCTTCGCCATCATGGCTTACGGCTTCAATGCCCAGAACGAATGGGTGCCTTTCGCCTTCTTGACAGGTGGTTTCTTCTCTGGCCTTGCAGGTTTCTTCGGTATGAAAACCGCAACCTATGCTAGTGCTAGAACAGCCAATGCAGCCCGTAATGGACTCAATGATGGACTCAAGATTGCCTTCCGTTCGGGTGCTGTCATGGGTTTAGTCGTTGTAGGACTGGGCTTGTTAGACATTGCTATTTGGTTCATTGTCCTCACTTGGTTCTACGCTGATAAGATGACGCCAAGCGAGATGCTCATCACCATTACGACAACGATGCTGACCTTCGGTATGGGTGCATCTACACAGGCTTTGTTTGCACGTGTCGGTGGTGGTATCTATACGAAGGCGGCTGACGTTGGTGCCGACCTCGTTGGTAAGGTGGAAGCCAATATCCCTGAGGACGACCCACGCAACCCTGCAACGATTGCCGATAACGTAGGCGATAACGTGGGCGACGTGGCTGGTATGGGTGCCGACCTCTACGAGAGCTATTGCGGTTCGATTCTCTCAACTGCTGCCTTGGGTGCTACCGCCTTTGCAGCGTCAGCAGGCGACATGCAGTTGCGTGCTGTCATTGCTCCAATGCTCATCGCTGCTGTGGGTGTCTTCTTGAGTTTGTTCGGTATCTTCTTAGTAAGAACGAAGGAAGGAGCAACGATGAAGGACCTCCTCCGCGCTTTAGGACTTGGTACGAACACGGCTGCCGTACTCATTGCTGCAGCGAGCTTCCTGATTCTCTATCTCTTAGGCCTTGAGAACTGGCTCGGCGTCAGCTTCTCTGTGATTGCTGGTTTGGCAGCTGGTGTTGTCATCGGTCAAGCTACAGAGTACTATACTTCCCAGAGTTACACGCCAACAAAGGCTATCTCAGAGGCAAGTCAAACGGGTTCAGCTACTGTTATTATAAAAGGTATAGGTACGGGTATGATTTCTACTTGTATTCCTGTCCTCGCTATTTCCATCGCTATCATGCTGAGTTATCTCTGTGCTAACGGCTTCGACATGTCTATGTCTGCGCTTTCTATCCAGCACGGACTCTATGGTATTGGTATCGCTGCCGTGGGTATGCTCTCAACCTTGGGTATCACCTTGGCAACAGATGCCTACGGACCAATTGCCGACAATGCGGGTGGTAACGCTGAGATGAGCGAACTAGGAGCGGAAGTGCGTCAGCGTACAGATGCCCTTGATGCCTTGGGTAACACCACAGCGGCTACCGGTAAGGGCTTTGCCATCGGTTCTGCAGCGTTGACAGCGTTAGCGCTCTTGGCTTCATATATTGAAGAAATCAAGATTGCCATGGCGCGTGTCGGTACACAGATGACGAATGTTGCAGGCGAGACCATCGATGCTACCAAGGCTACGATACCAGACTTCATGAACTTCTTCCAGGTCAACCTGATGAATCCTAAGGTTCTCGTTGGTGCGTTCATCGGTGCTATGGCAGCCTTCCTCTTCTGCGGTCTCACAATGGGTGCTGTGGGTAGAGCAGCTGGTAAGATGGTGGCAGAGGTGCGCCGTCAGTTCCGTGAGATTAAAGGCATATTAGAAGGAACAGGCACACCAGACTATGGTCGCTGTGTAGAAATCAGTACACAGAGTGCTCAGCACGAGATGATTATCCCATCTTTGTTGGCTATCATCATCCCTGTCATCGTAGGTCTTTTACTTGGTGTAGCAGGTGTATTAGGTTTGTTGGTAGGTGGTTTAGCAGCAGGCTTCACCCTTGCTGTCTTCATGTCGAATGCTGGTGGTGCGTGGGACAACGCCAAGAAGTTTGTTGAAGAGGGCAACCATGGTGGTAAAGGCTCTGACGCTCACAAGGCAACGATTGTTGGTGACACCGTTGGCGACCCATTCAAAGACACGTCTGGCCCATCGCTTAACATCCTTATCAAACTGATGAGTATGGTCAGCATCGTGATGGCAGGTCTCACTGTTGCTTGTTTGTAA